TGGACATCTTCCCAGATCCACCGTGCGGTTGATTCCGTGCAGAGTGATCTGCAGAGCGGTCTGGCCTTCCTCGGCACAGTGGGCTCAACATCTCCGTTCGTGGGTCTGTTCGGAACGGTGTGGGGTATCTATCACGCGCTGACCGCCATTGGCATCGCGGGACAGGCTTCCATCGACAAGGTCGCGGGTCCAGTTGGTGAATCCCTGATCATGACGGCAATCGGCCTTGGAACCGCTGTCCCTGCCGTGCTTGGCTACAACCTGCTTGTCCGCCGTAACAAGACAGCCATGGAGCGCATCCGTAACTTCGCTGCAGATCTTCAGTCCATCATGATCGGTGGCTTCCGTCATGGTACCGTCCGCCCAGGCAAGGGCTCTTCCACTCCTGTCCAGGGCGCCTGATCATGGGGATGTCTGTAGGCGGAGGAGACGACGAGGACACCGTCCTCTCGGATATCAACACGACACCTCTTGTAGATGTCATGCTTGTTCTCCTCATCATCTTCCTCATCACCATTCCGGTGGCGACGCATACGGTGAAGGTTGATCTGCCCAAAGACGTCAATCAGCCAAGCAAGATCATGCCGCACAACATCACTCTGGCGGTCACGTCAGATGGTCAGGCCTGGTGGGATCAGACTCCCATCCATGATCATGCGGACCTTATGGCGAGGCTGGAAAAGGTTGCGGCACAGCAGCCGCAGCCGCAGGTGATGATCCGTGGCGATGCCTCCGCGCGCTATGAAGCTGTCGGCAAGCTGGTGGCTGCCTGTCAGGAAGCGGGCGTGATGCGGGTCGACTTCGTCATCGAGGCGCCTCATAACTGAGGCGTCCATTGAAGCTATACGCTCGTGTCAGGTGAGAGTATCGTTTGTTACCAATAACTGCATCGCACTCTACAATTTTTGTGCGATGCAGGGTTCAGCTGAGAGAGTGATTCTTCCATGGGTATGAATCTGGGTTCCGGGGGCGACGAAGACGAGGGTATCGTCGATATCAACACCACGCCATTGATCGACGTGATGCTGGTGCTCCTGATCATGCTGATCATCACGATTCCGCTTCAGACGCAGTCGGTTTCGATGAATCTGCCGCAGGGAGATCCGCCACCGCCGACAGAACAGAATGACAAGGTCATTACTGTCGGCATCGACTTTGATGACTCGGTCACCTGGAACGGTATCCCTGTTGCCAACGAAAATGACCTTGTCGCATTGTTCCAGTCAGCGGCTGCTGAGCCGGAACAGGCGGAAATGCATATTCACCCGAACCGTCTGGCCGATTACAAGACCGTAGCACACGTTCTTGCTGACGCTCAGCGGCTGGGTATCAAGAAGCTCGGCATCGTCGGGCAGGATCAGTTCATGGAGGGGCAGTGAGGTCATGACTTTGCGGTTCATTCGTCTGTCATTCGCAATTCGTGTCCTCTGTCTTGCTCCTCTCTGTCTGACGGCGGCTTCGGCGGCTTATGCCGAGGATAATCTGAATCCGGCTGTCGCAAAGTCTCTTGAGGCAGCAGGAAATGCCCTTTCCGCGCATAATTATACCGAGGCCATGCAGTGTGTCACGACTGCTGACGGCGTGTCGGGCAAGACAGACTATGACTCCTATGTGATCGAGCAGATGCGTGGCGCGATTGCGGCGCAGTCTGGAGATCGTGCGGTGATGCAGTCGTCTTACGACAAGCTGATTGCATCTTCCCGAACGCCACGTGACACCAAGGCGCAACTGCTTCAGGCTGAAGCAACGGTTGCCTACACAGCAAAAGACTATGCCGCCGCTGCTGTCGGGTTTGAACGGTATCTGAAGCAGATCGGGCCGAATGCGGATATCGAAAAATATCTCATTCAGGCTTATTATCTCCAGAAGGATTATGCCAACGCTGCACGTGTGCAGAAAAAGCTGATTGATGAGACACTGCAGGCGAAGAAGCTGCCATCCGAAAATGAGCTGCTCATGCTGGCGTCCTGCCAGACGCAGCTCAAGGATGCTGCAGGTCAGATGCATACATACACACTGCTGGCCACATATTATCCCAAACCCGATTACTGGGCTCAGTTGCTTCACAGTCTGGTAGTTAACGATCGCCTGCCATCGGCGCTTCAGCTGGATGTGTATCGTATTCGTCTTGCCGCCGGAAATCTGAAGCTGGCTTCTGATTTTATTGATGCTGCTGAGGTCGCAACCCAGGTAGGCCTGCCAAAGGTGGGTCTGGTGTTCCTGTCTCAGGGCAACGCGCTTGGCGTTCTGGGAAAAGGTCCCGGTGCTGATCGCGAAGTGAAGCTTCGTAACTTCATCAATGCAGCGGCGGACAGGAAGCAGGCATCGATCGCGGCGGACGAGGCTTCTGCCTTGAAAGCAAAGAGCGGTGGTCAGCTTTTGCTGGTGGGTTATAATTACGTTTCATTTGGTCAGGCGGATAAGGGGCTCTCCCTTATGAAGCAGGCGATTGAAAAAGGCGTCACTGATAGCGATATCGCGCATCTGCGGCTTGGCGAAGCCCAGATGGATGCTGGTCACACGGCGGATGCCATAGCCACTTTCCAGACGGTTGGAGGAGACGGTGCTGCACACGACATTGCCGAGCTCTGGATACTGAAACTGAAGGCGGCTCCGGCAAATAAATAAGGACACCAGGTGAGTCGTATTCGCCATATGAGACGGCGAATACGACAGGTGTTTCCTTTTCATCGTCGTGGTGATGCATCCTCTACATGAGAGTGTATTTTGATTGCGGGAGTAAAATCCTGTTCCAGACTATCCATCCCTAAAATCCATTCAGTTTCACAATGATTATTGTGGAAACGGCTATTTTGGGGGCGCAGGTGCTTTTGCGGGCATGCCGAATGGGTGTTTCTGAATGGATCGTATTCTGGGAAACCGTGAATGATCCCTGCTGGTTCGGCGAATAGCCGCGCAGACATTCCATAAGACTGCTTCCAGTGTCATGATGCCATCGGTCCCAGCGATGGGGACAGATCAGACAGGAAGCACTCAATGCCCGGACCGATGGACGTTCTGCAAAAGGTCGATGACAATCTGGAACTAGGACTGGAGCGTCTTTTCGCGTTCCTGCGTATTCCCAGCATCTCGACACAGGCGTCTCATGCGAAAGACTGCCGTCTCGCTGCTGAATGGCTGAAGGCGGAGTTGTCCTCATTGAATTTTGCGACCGTCATCCATGAGACGCCGGGTCATCCGATTGTCGTGGCCCGACGTGAAGGACCGGCAGGTGCGCCGCACGTTCTGTTTTATGGACATTATGATGTTCAGCCGGTTGATCCGCTCTCGCTGTGGAACAGCGATCCTTTCGATCCGCAGCTTGTGTCCAATCCGGATGGCGCGAAAGAGATAAGGGCGCGTGGAGCGGCGGATGATAAGGGGCAGGTGATGACCTTTATCGAGGCTTGCCGGGCTCTCATTGAAAGCGATGGCGAACTCCCTGTCGGCGTGACGGTCGTGATTGAAGGTGAGGAAGAGTCTGGTGGAGAAAATCTCCTGCCTTTTCTCAAGGCGCACAGTGACGAACTGAAAGCAGATCTCGCCCTGATCTGTGATACGGGCATGCTGGATGCAAAAACACCCGCCATTACAACGATGTTACGTGGAATGGTCGGAGAGGAAGTCACGATTGTCGGCGCGGACCGTGACCTGCATTCGGGCATGTTCGGTAACGCGGCCCGAAATCCGATTCAGGTGCTTTGCGATATCATTTCCGATCTCCGCGATGGCGCGACAGGCCGTGTCACTCTGGCCGGATTTTACGATGGTGTGCCCGACCTCCCTGATAGTGTGCGCGCCCAGTGGCGCGAGATCGGTCCGACGGATAGGGACAGTCTCGGCGCCGTAGGGCTTCGCTGGGCCGCCGGGGAGCAGGGGTATTCCGCACTGGAACAGACATGGTCGCGACCAAGCTGTGAAATCAACGGGATTTCGGGAGGCTACGAAGAGGACGGTTTCAAGACAGTCCTGCCATCTCGCGCCGTGGCCAAGATCTCTTTCCGGCTTGTTGGCGAGCAGAACCCTGAATCTGTCCGCGCCAGTTTTCGGGAACACGTCAGAGCGAGAGTGCCTTCCGACTGCACGGTCGAATTCAGGCCGTACGGAGGTTCCCGCGCCAGCGTGGTTCCCGCCGATATGCCGCAGCTTGCCAGCGCGTTGGCAGCGCTGACCGAGGAATGGGGAACGCAGGCTACTGTCATCGGCTGCGGCGGCTCCATCCCGGTGGTGGGCGAAGTCAAGGAAGCGCTGGGCCTCGACACGCTCCTCATCGGTTTCGGTCTGGATGATGACCGCATCCACTCTCCGAATGAGAAATACAGTCTGACATCCTTTCATAAAGGCGCCCGGTCATGGGTGCGTGTTCTGAAGGCGTTGGCGCAATGACAGGCTTGCCGCTCGCTCTTACGATGGGCGATCCTGCCGGTATTGGTCCTGAGATCACCGCTGGCGCATGGGACATCTTGCGCGGAAATGGGACAGCTTTTGCGTGGCTCGGTGATCCTGACTGTCTGCCGCCTGCTCTGCCAGTGAAAAAAATAGAAACTATTGGGGAAGCACCATCTGTTTTCAGGGATGCGCTTCCTGTTCTCCCGCTCAGGCTGTCAGCGCCTGTCAAAACCGGAGAGCCTGATCCGATCAATGGTCAGGCCGTGATCGACAGTATCGCCCAGGCCGTTGGACTTGCGAAAGCGGGTGTGGCGGGCGGCGTTGTGACCAATCCCATCAGCAAGGCCGTGTTGCGTCGTGCGGGCTTTCCGCATCCCGGTCACACGGAGTTTCTTGCCGAACTCTGCCATGTTCCTGGACGGGAAGTCATGATGCTGGCAAGCCCCATGCTGCGCGTGGTGCCGGTGACGATCCATGTCTCCCTGCGAGAGGCGCTTGATACGCTCACCGGAGACATGATTGTCGAGGCTGGTTTGACAACAGCCTATTCTTTGAAAAGGGATTTTGGAATTGCCCGGCCACGTCTTGCGGTCGCGGGACTTAACCCGCACGCGGGAGAGGACGGGATGATGGGCCGGGAAGAAATCGACATGATCATCCCGGCGATCGAACGTCTGCGTGCGGAAGGAGTGGATGTCGTCGGACCGATGCCTCCGGATACGATGTTCACCGACACCGCGCGTCAGAAATATGACGCAGCACTCTGTATGTATCACGATCAGGCATTGATCCCCATCAAGACCCTCGATATGGCGCATGGTGTGAATGTCACGCTCGGGCTGCCCGTTGTCCGTACATCCCCGGACCACGGCACAGCGTTCGATATCGCGGGAAAAGGCATTGCGGCGGCCACCAGTCTTGTTGCGGCGCTGCGTCTCGCTCATGTCTTGTCTGAAAATCGTCTGAATTATAAAGAAGGATTGCTTTCATGATCCAGCGTCAGCGTCTTGGTGTGAATATTGATCACGTCGCCACGATCCGTAATGCACGTGGGGGCACGCACCCTGACCCGGTGGAAGCGGCGTTGCTCGCCGTCAAGGCAGGTGCTGATGGTATCACCGCCCATCTCCGCGAAGACAGGCGACATATTCGTGATGAGGATCTGAACCGTCTCCGCACGACCGTGCGAGCGCCTCTTAACATGGAAATGGCGGCGACGCAGGAAATGGTAGCGCTCGCCTGCAAGCTGAAGCCACATGCGAGCTGCATCGTGCCGGAACGGCGGGAGGAAGTGACGACCGAAGGTGGTCTGGATGTTGCTGGCCAGACCGCTGGTCTGGTGCCGATGATCAGAAAACTTCGTGAAAATGGCATCAGGGTTTCTCTGTTTGTTGATCCTGACCCGGAACAGATTGCCGCCTCCGCCGCTGTGGGAGCCGTTGTGGTCGAACTCCATACAGGCGCCTATGCTCATGGCAGGGATGGAGAACTCGCCCGTCTGAAAGTGGCTGCGTCACAGGCGGCGGGGCTGGGGCTGGAAGTGCATGCCGGTCATGGTCTGAGCTTTGGCAATGTCGCGCCGGTGGCCGCCATTCCGGAAAT
The Acetobacter aceti genome window above contains:
- a CDS encoding pyridoxine 5'-phosphate synthase translates to MIQRQRLGVNIDHVATIRNARGGTHPDPVEAALLAVKAGADGITAHLREDRRHIRDEDLNRLRTTVRAPLNMEMAATQEMVALACKLKPHASCIVPERREEVTTEGGLDVAGQTAGLVPMIRKLRENGIRVSLFVDPDPEQIAASAAVGAVVVELHTGAYAHGRDGELARLKVAASQAAGLGLEVHAGHGLSFGNVAPVAAIPEIVELNIGHFLIGQAIFDGLPAVVQEMRRLMDAARAAPAA
- a CDS encoding biopolymer transporter ExbD, with translation MGMSVGGGDDEDTVLSDINTTPLVDVMLVLLIIFLITIPVATHTVKVDLPKDVNQPSKIMPHNITLAVTSDGQAWWDQTPIHDHADLMARLEKVAAQQPQPQVMIRGDASARYEAVGKLVAACQEAGVMRVDFVIEAPHN
- a CDS encoding biopolymer transporter ExbD, whose protein sequence is MGMNLGSGGDEDEGIVDINTTPLIDVMLVLLIMLIITIPLQTQSVSMNLPQGDPPPPTEQNDKVITVGIDFDDSVTWNGIPVANENDLVALFQSAAAEPEQAEMHIHPNRLADYKTVAHVLADAQRLGIKKLGIVGQDQFMEGQ
- the pdxA gene encoding 4-hydroxythreonine-4-phosphate dehydrogenase PdxA, whose protein sequence is MTGLPLALTMGDPAGIGPEITAGAWDILRGNGTAFAWLGDPDCLPPALPVKKIETIGEAPSVFRDALPVLPLRLSAPVKTGEPDPINGQAVIDSIAQAVGLAKAGVAGGVVTNPISKAVLRRAGFPHPGHTEFLAELCHVPGREVMMLASPMLRVVPVTIHVSLREALDTLTGDMIVEAGLTTAYSLKRDFGIARPRLAVAGLNPHAGEDGMMGREEIDMIIPAIERLRAEGVDVVGPMPPDTMFTDTARQKYDAALCMYHDQALIPIKTLDMAHGVNVTLGLPVVRTSPDHGTAFDIAGKGIAAATSLVAALRLAHVLSENRLNYKEGLLS
- a CDS encoding dipeptidase, whose translation is MPGPMDVLQKVDDNLELGLERLFAFLRIPSISTQASHAKDCRLAAEWLKAELSSLNFATVIHETPGHPIVVARREGPAGAPHVLFYGHYDVQPVDPLSLWNSDPFDPQLVSNPDGAKEIRARGAADDKGQVMTFIEACRALIESDGELPVGVTVVIEGEEESGGENLLPFLKAHSDELKADLALICDTGMLDAKTPAITTMLRGMVGEEVTIVGADRDLHSGMFGNAARNPIQVLCDIISDLRDGATGRVTLAGFYDGVPDLPDSVRAQWREIGPTDRDSLGAVGLRWAAGEQGYSALEQTWSRPSCEINGISGGYEEDGFKTVLPSRAVAKISFRLVGEQNPESVRASFREHVRARVPSDCTVEFRPYGGSRASVVPADMPQLASALAALTEEWGTQATVIGCGGSIPVVGEVKEALGLDTLLIGFGLDDDRIHSPNEKYSLTSFHKGARSWVRVLKALAQ